One region of Wyeomyia smithii strain HCP4-BCI-WySm-NY-G18 chromosome 3, ASM2978416v1, whole genome shotgun sequence genomic DNA includes:
- the LOC129733037 gene encoding cuticle protein 8-like, translating to MAFKFVALCALLAVAAAQQYDQHYYQQPQYHAQPALLKSLQPALVKTVQPALVKSYQPALVKTVKHVEYPDAPAEYQFAYDVHDDQTGDVKSQQEERHGDNVKGVYTLIDADGFRRIVEYTADEQNGFNAVVRREPLEGHKVIKAVAPVAKLAYAPAPVQHYQPAPVHHYQPAPVQHYQPALVKAYTAPVAKVAVPVAKVAYAPHPDTVNHVQFSGHSTNYNY from the exons ATGGCATTTAAA TTTGTTGCTCTGTGTGCCCTGCTGGCTGTCGCCGCCGCTCAACAATACGACCAACACTACTATCAGCAGCCACAATACCACGCCCAGCCCGCTTTGCTGAAGAGCCTCCAGCCGGCCTTGGTCAAAACAGTTCAGCCAGCGTTGGTCAAAAGCTACCAACCAGCCTTGGTGAAAACCGTGAAACACGTTGAATATCCGGATGCACCAGCCGAGTACCAGTTCGCCTATGATGTTCATGATGACCAGACCGGAGATGTTAAGAGCCAGCAGGAGGAACGTCATGGTGACAATGTCAAGGGAGTCTACACCCTGATTGATGCTGACGGTTTCCGTCGCATCGTAGAATACACTGCCGATGAACAAAACGGATTCAACGCTGTTGTTCGTCGGGAACCTCTAGAGGGCCACAAAGTGATTAAAGCCGTAGCTCCAGTTGCCAAGCTTGCCTATGCTCCAGCTCCGGTCCAACATTACCAGCCTGCCCCAGTTCACCACTATCAACCAGCTCCCGTACAGCACTACCAGCCAGCCTTAGTGAAGGCTTACACTGCTCCAGTTGCCAAAGTAGCTGTTCCGGTTGCCAAGGTAGCTTATGCACCACACCCGGACACTGTGAACCACGTTCAGTTCAGCGGCCACTCCACCAACTACAATTACTAA
- the LOC129733042 gene encoding larval cuticle protein A2B-like — protein MAFKFLAVFAFLAVASAQHYDPHYYHQPQYHAPALVKTVQPAIVKTIQPALVKTVKHVEYPDSPAEYQFQYSVHDDLTGDIKSQQEERHGDDVKGQYTLIDADGHRRIVDYTADEHNGFNAVVRREPVEGHKIVKTIAPVAKVYAPVAKVIAAPQVHYSHPEPHYSHY, from the exons ATGGCATTCAAA TTCCTTGCAGTATTCGCTTTCCTGGCTGTGGCCAGTGCCCAGCACTACGATCCTCATTACTACCACCAGCCACAGTATCATGCTCCTGCACTAGTTAAGACTGTCCAGCCCGCCATCGTTAAGACTATTCAGCCTGCTCTAGTCAAGACCGTCAAGCACGTAGAATATCCAGACTCTCCAGCGGAATACCAGTTCCAATACTCTGTTCACGACGACCTTACCGGAGACATCAAGAGCCAACAAGAGGAACGTCACGGTGATGATGTTAAGGGCCAGTACACTTTGATCGACGCTGATGGTCACCGTCGCATCGTAGACTACACTGCTGACGAGCACAACGGTTTTAATGCTGTTGTCCGTCGGGAACCCGTGGAAGGACACAAGATCGTGAAGACCATTGCTCCGGTCGCCAAGGTGTATGCCCCAGTCGCCAAGGTTATCGCTGCTCCTCAGGTGCACTATAGCCATCCAGAGCCCCACTACTCGCACTATTAG